A window of the Phaseolus vulgaris cultivar G19833 chromosome 5, P. vulgaris v2.0, whole genome shotgun sequence genome harbors these coding sequences:
- the LOC137834488 gene encoding uncharacterized protein has translation MESTPPTFKRVKTRAVRSGGRLEGWFSGDNALIEKYRYETSIKKINNPKVVCFDWLKGQKLDNVRRLLKDQSLRKFLEMKGNIYPDLVRVCYTNLKFEGNNLVSHVKGVEMEITHEVWTVVAGLKFSGLRINKGNLGVVEDFNKIQFYKSCLKNQHAQVSTCSVGGLKLDERLLALIVTWILTPRGSNHSVLTEEDLVYIFCITKKVKINWIHIIKEHMQKAMRLGDYHYPYVVLISKFLLYFEVNLEDETSELVESTQELNNGSLNKMGFRKVGGKWISKDGDHGASSSGAANLEQDELADMDVQHEDPTEVFQDAGPSAADGHQGERMPTMSSFERLMVNRLDSFAENQRSLHDLCVSNFQRIDTRFDNMDAKFMTLDEQIEAVHNQIFDLQFADEEE, from the coding sequence atggaatcaacccctcccaccttcaagagagtcaaaaccagggctgtaaggtctggaggaaggttggaaggctggttttctggagacaatgctctcattgagaagtatagatatgagacaagtatcaagaagataaacaaccctaaggttgtatgctttgattggctgaaaggtcaaaagcttgataatgtaagaaggctgctcaaggatcaatctctcagaaagttcctagagatgaagggaaacatttatccagatttggtaagggtgtgctacacaaacttgaagtttgagggaaacaatctagtttctcatgtgaaaggtgtggaaatggagataactcatgaagtttgGACTGTTGTTGCTGGACTTAAGTTTTCTGGtctgagaatcaacaagggaaaccttggtgtggtggaggattttaataaaatccagttctacaaaagttgcttgaagaatcaacatgctcaagttagtacatgctctgttggaggtttgaagcttgatgagaggttgcttgctctcattgtaacttggattctaactccaagggggagtaatcactctgtgctaactgaagaagatctggtttatatattctgcatcaccaagaaagtcaagatcaattggattcatataatcaaagaacacatgcaaaaagccatgaggttaggtgattatcattatccctatgttgttttaatatctaagtttctactctattttgaagttaatcttgaagatgaaacttctgagctggtagagtcaactcaagagttgaacaatggatcactcaacAAGATGGGCTTTagaaaagtaggtggaaaatggataagcaaggatggtgatcatggtgcctcatctagtggtgctgctaatcttgaacaagatgaacttgctgatatggatgttcaacatgaagatccaactGAAGTTTTTCAAGATGCAGGACCTAGTGCTGCTGAtggacatcaaggagaaagaatgccaaccatgtcgtcttttgaaagactcatggtgaataggcttgatagctttgctgaaaatcaaaggagcctccatgatctctgtgttagtaatttccaaaggattgacaccaggtttgacaacatggatgcaaagtttatgactctagatgaacagattgaagctgtccataatcaaatctttgatcttcagtttgctgatgaagaagaatga